Proteins from a genomic interval of Anas platyrhynchos isolate ZD024472 breed Pekin duck chromosome 4, IASCAAS_PekinDuck_T2T, whole genome shotgun sequence:
- the LSM6 gene encoding U6 snRNA-associated Sm-like protein LSm6, with protein MSLRKQTPSDFLKQIIGRPVVVKLNSGVDYRGVLACLDGYMNIALEQTEEYVNGQLKNKYGDAFIRGNNVLYISTQKRRM; from the exons ATGAGCCTGCGGAAGCAAACCCCCAGCGACTTCCTGAAGCAGATCATCGGCCGGCCCGTGGTGGTGAAGCTCAACTCCGGCGTGGATTACCGAG GTGTCCTGGCTTGCCTGGATGGGTATATGAACATAGCTCTGGAACAGACAGAAGAATACGTAAATGGACAATTAAAGAACAAGTATGGGGACGCCTTTATCCGAGGAAATAATG TATTGTACATAAGCACACAGAAGAGAAGGATGTGA